DNA from Bradyrhizobium japonicum USDA 6:
ATATCAATAGCGCCGGGATCGCGTGGTCGGTATGACAAAGCATGCGATTTACCGCCTAGGACCTGCATTGTCCGAACTAGGAAATCCAGCCTCAGGCGAGTCTGACGCAGCGAGACTTGCATGAAGCGCCGACGCCCCTAGGTCCACGCCAGCCACTGATAAACACCGGACACGCGCGCCGGATGCGCTTGCCCCGTCATCTGGTTTGAGCCAATTCCGTTGAAGTACATCGTTGAATCCACTAGAGATCGGCTATCCCGACCGCAGCAGATGAATCGCAAAGGAAGAGCCCGCCGACGCAGGGTCCTTGATCGTTCCTTTGAAGGCGTACGGAGCTAAATGATGCCGCGCCGGGTTGCTTTGGCTACAGCATTTGTCCGGTTTGCCGCCCCTAGCTTTCTGATGACGTTCTTCATGTGGAAATTGACGGTATTATCAGTGACGTTAACAAGTTGCCCGATTACCCAGGCTGACTTCCCCTCTGCGACCCAGTATAGGCACTCTGTTTCTCGCGGTGTTAGCGGAATGTCTGTCTCGCAACTCTCATCAAGCGGCGGTGTAATCTGCGCGACAGCGTTGTGAAACGCCGACGCCAATGTCGTGAGATGAGCCATGCGATCCTGTGGATCGGCATCATCGAAAGGAGATGCAAACGATACGAAAGCCGATCGGCCTTGCGATCCAAACAATGGCACGCTCATGCCATGCTTAAGGCCTGCTTCTTTGGCCTCGCGTAAGACGCGCAGCTCACGGGGCTGCAGTTCATATCGACTGGTTAGTTCATCCCAAAGAAAGGGCCTTGGCAGCATTGCTGTCCGCCGGACCACCGGGTCGATCGCTTGATATTCTTGTTCAGCATAGCGTTGGCACCAATCAGACGGGAAGTTTATAGTTGGCGGGGGCGGTAGATACTCTGGCAAACGACGCTCATTGGAGCAGGAGAGTGCTCCGTAGGCGACTTTATCAAAGCCTTCATTGCTCGCGAAATTCACAAGAAGATCGAACAGCGCTGCGATTGATCTTGTCTGTATAGCGCACTCGATGAAGCTGAATAGGTCGGGCCCGCGACTTTCCCGTCTGCTTGAAGCGAGTGGCATTTTGCCGTGCGACTGGTCATCCATTTTCTATTTCCGTTTGCTTACACAGATGTTGGCTTTGCTTCTTGCAGCTGAAAGCTCGCGCGCGAAAGGAAAGCGCCGGCCCAGAACTGTTTCACACGGTCCCAGCACGCTCCGAGAAGATAATCGGAGCGACTTGACGCACGCTGGCAGGTCGAGCCAAAGCGAAGCTGACTTTGTTCGCTGCTGACCGGTCGGGCTGCTCTCCGAGGTGCCAGTGCCCCAGTCTCTCGAAAGAACGGCTGGCAAATCATGCAACGATTGCGGCGGACACGGTCAGCACTTCTCGTAAGAACATGCCGGCATCTCGAGCGCCACCGCAAAGGAGCGAGGTCGGCATGGAACTGTTCGCAGCTCGGCACACCACACCCGGACGGGTCCAGCGCCCTCAGGTGCTTGCGCATTTTGGGCCACCACCCGCGGACATCAACAAATGGCTGCTTGACGAGGACGACAGCGTGCATGCGATCCTCAGGACTTTCCAAGAACCACCGATGCGCACAGCAATTCTCGCACCACTCGCCGATCGGAGAACTTGCCCCCATAATAGGGGCACTCGCAGAAAGATGGTCTCCTCTGGTTGAGCGGATGTGACATACGTCGAACATGCGACAACGTCTCATGCGCGACACAGAATTTGATATAGATCAAGAGCGTGATTAAAGGCCTGCCGTCTCACCTGCATTGACGGGGCGCGAATGGCACTCCCTGAGTGCCATCTTAACGCGCGAGGCAAGTCCAGTACCAACCTTCCTGCGGGCAGCGGAGCAGCAGTTTAGTGTGGCTCTGCTTTTCGAGCAGTCGAGGACGGCACTTTCGAACTTTCGCTGTGGCTCGCCTTTGCGAACTTCCCATCGGCGTCGTGAAGACTTGCCCCCTCCTTGCAAACCCGAGGAGAGAGCGAATGAACGAGGAAAGAAACAAAGGCTCGTTGTTGATCGGTCCGGGAGCAGGTTGATAGAACTCCTTGTGGCGTGGCGGAAATGTTGCGCCTCTCGGGCCTAGGGTCTGAAGCGGGTTACACGCCAGCTCGGGTGCAGCCTTCACACGATGAAGGGCTATGGAATGGCGGGTGAGGTGAAGCCGTTCAAGTCGTGTCCGGGTTAGCTCTCCCGCACCACGGTCTTCAGGTAATGGTAGGCCTTGATGATCTCGACCAGGCGCTGCTCCGTAGAGCGGTCGCCGCCATTGGCATCGGGGTGGTGCCTCTTGACCATCGCCCTGTACCTCGCCTTGATATCTCCGAGCGTCGCATCGACATTCAGGCCCATCACCTGCAACGCTTTCCGCTTGGCATTGAAAAGCTTGCGCGTCTCAGGCCTGGCCTCCGCGCGGGCGCGTCCCTTCAGCTCAGCGAGCATGCAAAAAGCATCGCAGTCGTCCTCGGAATGGGCCGGGCTGCCGGTCATCTTGCGGGCGCTGATGGGCTCGCCGATTTTCCAAGTTGGACGATGGCCCGTCAGCGCGTCATTCTGGTAGCGCGCGATCGCTTCGGCGTCCATCCCGGAGAAGAAATTGTAGGACTGATTGTATTCGCGAGCATGCTCGATGCAGAAGTGCCAATATTCGCGCGCATTGTGGCGGCCCTTTGGCGCGGGATGGGTTGCCTTGTTCTGGCAATCAGGCCATTCGCATCGCACCGCGGTCCGGCGCTCCTCCTGCGCTTCCTGCTTGTTGATGCGAATGGAGGCGAAGAATTTGGATGTGTCGCTCAGCATGACTTGGCTCCGTTGGGCGGAGCGGCAGTTAGCAGCGCCGCTTCTAAGCTAGAGAATTGGTTTCGACGGCAAGTTGGATCTGACTCGGCCTTTGCGTCTAGTTCAGTGCATGGTGTAGCAAGCACTTCCCAGCAATCGACATGCCAGGACTCGCGCGCTTGGTTCAGACAATCATCTCTTTGCGATCTCAGATCGATTCAATTGCAATGTGCTGTCGGGCTCTGCACATCGAGGTCTTGAACGGGACCGGGTGAATACGAACAAAGCGGGAGCTATGCAGGAATCTGGCTGATGACGCGCTTAGGGAAGCAGCGGAGCAACGCGGATGGTGAATTTGCGAGAACTTCTCGACGAGGCGATATGGCCAGAATGAGACTATCAACATCCTGCCCTTCGCTCAGCCGCCTGCGGTTGATCATGCGTGCTACAAATTCTGCGCAACAGAGCGCGTGTTCTGCTCGCCCGGTGCCGCGACGGAATCGTTCCAGAGACGCCGGCGAGATGAAGCGGCCAAGGATGGCCGCGCAACACCGCAAAAGCTATCGGCGCAATCGAGGCGGCCGGGCCCAAGGTGAGGACCGGGCGCGCGACTCTCGCCGGTTGGATCCGCTTCACGTACTTGATTTTGCCAGCCGAGCGCGGCGACCAGGAGCTTTGATCCCCTGCTTAGCCGGGCCGTATGTTGACTCGCGATTTCAGGAGGCACGATCGGCCCTGCTGGAAAGGATGCGGCGAATCTTTTGCTATTAGCGATTTTTGGGGCCTGAACAATCGATCGCGGGGCAAATACGTGCGCCGCAGCACAAGTCCGCCGGCGATCAAAGAGAGCCCGAGCTGGTTCTGAGCGGCAAGAAGAAGGCCATGGAGGGTCTCAACGGCGCCCAGCCGGCGCGGTCGCGGAGCATGCACTCGACATCTTTACTGCGAGCGCACCAAATATGTGCGTGGCCGCGATTACCGGACAAGGATCGCCGATATAAAGCCTATTGGCTTTCTGTGTCTTGCCGGCCGAGCACCAGCAGAGAACCACAATCCGAGCGAGAGCATCCGCCGCGGTACGGCACACGAACATGCGAGCCAGGAACCGTTGTCGGCCACCAACCGTATTAGATTGTGCAAGCTGAGCAAGCGTGAGACGTTGGGATGACCGAAGAGCCACAATCAGTTGCCGAGATCATCGCGGCGTCAGAGTGCCGACAGTATTTGAGCCCGTCCCAAACAGGCAAAAACGATGCCGCCTGCTCGGCTTCGTCACCAGTCGCGATTGCGGCGAAATGACTGAGCTGAGATCGCACTCCGGTTAGTCTCTAAGCACGTCAGCTTGTCGACAGCTGATCCTAATAGAGTGAGACAGTGACACGATTGGATCGGCATTGCGAGCCGACTCAAACCACCGGAGAGTCGACATGGACCCTTTTAACCGCATCAACCCACTCGACCGTGACCACGCCGCGGCACCGCAACAGCAGCAAGCGGAGTTTGAGCCTTACTTGGATGAAGTGCCCCAGCTTGATACCTCGACAATCGCAGAGAATCCCGTTTTTCATGATCCCTACTACCCTCATCTGTCTGAAGAAGGCCTTAGACTGGCCCAGGCATTGGGACTTGAGCACCAGAGCACGGACCGTCCTCATCCCGAACACGCAGTCACCAGACGCGAGGACGCCGCTGCGCAGCATCGCGCGCCGCAGGGTGGGCCGGAGGAACTGACTGCGCAAGGTCACGATCAGGATCCGTGGCAAGAGCCGATACGCGAAGCGATCCTAGCATCGTCTCTCAACCGGCCAGCCCCGGGTGGTCTGGCACCGGATCCCGAAGAAGCCGTTCGTTACTTCAGCTGGAGCGGCGCCTACCGGCCGGCTGCAAACGAGCTAGCCTCGGTCGCTTCCAGCTCAGGTCACGAAGTCGTTGTGGATGAGGATTACACCGGCCAACCTACGAAGAGGCAGAGGACACTAAGCCTGGCGGAAGAAAATGCCACTGCGCGCCAGCGCACCGAGCCCGGCAATTCAACCGGTCGCGAGTTAATTGAAGACGCCGGCGCACCGCTTCTGGCCAGCAGCCGGTTCGTCCTTCCTGAGGAAGTCTACGATCAGGATCTGCTGTGGGCCATGGTGGATAACGCTCGCCCATCGTCATCTCTCGAACCAAACGAGGGTCATCACCAAGCCCTGGACTCAGAAGCGGCCGTTGGTCCGTTCAACGCGCAGCACGGCGACCAGCACGCGTCCGCTGCGCACGAGCGCAGCAACGTCCCGCCGAGCCAGGACAGCCGACCTACCAGTTTTATCGTTCACAATGACCGTTACACGGCGCTGTTCGTGCCTGCGGGGGCGATGAGGCGAAGCACCCCACTCAATCCGCCAGGCTCAACCATTCAATTCGGATCTCGACCGGAAAACGTTCTGCCGCCCAGCCTGCAGCCAACGGATCGAACCGCCCGATCGCTTTTTGGACGGTCGATTGAGCAAGCCGCTCCGGCGTCCTCCAGGGCTCAGAGGACGTACCCCGCGGCCCGCGAGATTTACGCTGCATCATTCTCCGTTCCCGAGACTTTTTTGCACGGCACCCAACCCGCGCCGGACACGATGCGGGCGAAACTCGGCCAGTGGGGCCTTCTGCCGGACGAAGCGCATCCGACAAAACAATACGACATTCATGGTGAGCGCTACACCGCCCTTTTCGGACCCGGAGGCTCCGATGACCTTCGGCTCATCCATCACCCACGAATGTAGACGCCGAGGGACATCTCAAACGCATGGAGCCCGTCCAGATAGTTCCGGAATTGGACTTGTTATTGGACCATAGCTTGCTCCGGCTGCTCCTGCGAGGTTGGCGCGGTTCTGGGCAGCACAGATGTCCGCTGCTCGCGTCGATGACTTGCCAGCATCATCGCTTAGCAACTCCTCGTTGGGCCGAACTTCTACCTCCGTTTTCTTGCTAACTACGGCGTGATCACGTTGATTGCCTCGAGGCGGTTGTGCAGCGAAATCGGCAGTCGAGTGCCGGCCTCCCGCGCACTTTGCCTGCAATATCTGCTCCACATCCACAGTTGCCTGGGCACGCACTGACGCATTCACCCGCGGGCGGCTCTTGAAGCTGCGATGAAGGGCTTGTCGGCGGCTTGCCGGGCCGCGAGAGCATCGAGCGCGCCGTCGCGCTGGTAACAGGTCATGATCGTGCGACACGAGCTCGCCGCTATAATCGACACGGATCTTTGCTCGGAATGCGACTGACTTGCAGCCCTCCCAGCTCACGGCCTTGTCGCTGGAGGCGATCCGCAGCAGGCGGCCCAATACGCCTGGAGAAGACATAAATTGTGATGGAGGCGCGGATAAACGAGCCTACCAATTCGTGCAGCAGATTTCGCAGCTCACGTCAGTTAGTTTGCTGGGTAGTAACTCCGGGAGACTTCTTCAATGCTGATCGTCGACACAATTTTGAAGCCAGACAGGTTTGGCGGTATTGGACTTTTCTCCGCGACTCGTTTGCCCAAAGGTTCGTTGATCTGGATTCACAACCCAATCGTTGACATCACGGTGACGCCTGAACAATACGAAGCCCTAGCTCCAACATTCCAAGCGCTACTTGATAAGCATGCCTATCCAAGAGACTACAAGGCTTACGATGGTGTTATCGAGTACAATGCTGACAATGCCCGCTTCATGAACCACAGCAGCCGCCCAAACACATACCAAGACGACCGCCGAGTTTTCACAGCCCGTGACGTACAACCCGGTGAAGAACTGACCTGCAATTACTTATTTTTCGATCCACGGTGTGACGTATCGTGGAATGAAGAACCATCCATGAATCTTGATGCCCCAACGGGCTAGGCGACGGTGGATTCAAGTTCGCGGTCTGACGACTTGATCCGTTGGCGAATTACGCCGGCAAGACTTTCGGCAACTCGTTGTGGCCATCGACCGACTCGGCCAATTTTCTAGCTGCCTTACCGAGCAAGAAGATTTTGCGAGCGGAGCCTTGTTCGACAGACATCCCTTGGCGCGCAGAGCTCCTTGGCGCACCGTCGCGGGAGCGCTTTCGATGAGGTATCTCCTCGAGGCGGACTTCATTGCATCTCTAGAGCTTACCCAACGCCGGATCTCCGCGGATGTGCCCGTTCTCGCACTGACTTTTGAGTCTTGATCCTCGATATTTCCTGAGATGGCCCGGGCACCGATCCTGATATTACCTTTAGGATAGGCCGATTGTGCCGCTTGATGTCAGAGTAGCAGATGTGCTGTTACAAACGCACTTGATGAGGGCTTATCGCGGCTCGATCTTTGCGCCTCCGATTTAGCTTCGCGCAATGCAGAGAGCATCCGTCCCATCTGGTCACGATCCTACATACTGCCATATCAGGACCTGTTTAGATAAGAGATCAGCGACTATCGTGTGATCGATTTCGTCGGCCGAGGTCCATCCGATCTTGCCGATCAACTAGCATTACGCGCTCAAGGATGCCGCGAGGGACGAAAGCCGCAAGACAATGGGCGCGTCGATCCTAAAGCGGTCCGAGCACGACTCCTAGCTTCCTGGCGTACTCACGCTCCCAAAAACTAGGGTCCAGACTCAATTGAGCCAATATGCGACGAGAGCGGCGAGATGAACAGCGGCCAAAAAATTACGGGCGAGCTTGTCATATCGCGTGGCGATGCGCCGGAAGTCCTTAAGCCTGCCAAAGCAGCGTTCGATGACATTTCGTCCTTTGTAGGCGCGTTTGTTGAAGCGATGGATGACGACACGGTTAGATTTATTGGGGATTACGGGCTTGGCGCCACGACGAATGATTGCGCCGCGAAGCTTGTCGCCATCATACCCTTTGTCGGCGAGGAGCACGCTCATGGGTGGCGCGAGCGCCAGGACATCGGGAGCCGCAGCGATATCGGCATCCTGGCCTGGAGTCAGATGCAGGACGACCGGCCGGCAGAGCGGATCGCTCAGCGCATGGATTTTTGTCGTGCGGCCTCCGCGCGAGCGGCCGATTGCTTGATTGTGCTCCCCCCTTTTCCGCCGGAGCCACACCGGTGAGCTTTAATCGAGGTCGAGTCGAGCGACAGTACGACGCCGTCTTCGCCAGGCTTGGCCAGCGCTTCGAAGATTGCGCACCATCGTCCTCGCTTGGCCCAGCGATTGAAGCGATTGTAGATCGTCGTGTAAGGGCCGTATTCACGTGGACAATCACGCCATCGTGCACCCGATTGCAGCATGTGAATGATGCCGCTGACGATGCGTCGGTCGTCGTCCCGATCCGGCCCCGTCAGTCCCCTCGGCAGATGCGGTTCGATACGCGCCCATTGCCTGTCGTTCAGCCAAAACAAACCAGCGCGCATTCTCTCGCCCCCGAATCAACACGTAGGCAAGAGAATCACGTGGCGCTATTTAGGTACAGACCCTAGTACGAGCTGAACTTGCAACGGCCGGCTGGTTGCCATCAGGCAGCTCGCGGAGTGAAAAGAACACTAGGCTTGAAATCTCACGGCTCATCCAAGCTGAACCAGCTTGTGCTCACCGGGCAGACCACAAAGTTCCGGCACATGCACGTGCCTTGGACGCTAGCTCCGCAATGCAGCGAACCTCGACACTCGTTCGTCCGCCTTCCACCCAATGTAGGGAAGTTGACGCGGCACGCTCTTAGTAAGCTCCTGCAGAACAAAGGAATTGCTCCGGCACGCGGCTTGCTACGTTGAGGACGTCATCACCAATCGTCGTGCGGTGATCTTCGGAGCGGCCCCGGCTCGTTATTGGGGGCCTGGTGCTCCGACGATTTGCCGTGCGGCGATACTTAGCGAGCGCGACTACAACTCGGGAAAGTTCAGGGCAATCTTTATGCGATCAAGAGTTCTCTTTTTGGGGGCTGCGACCATGGCGATCGCCACAACGGGTACATCTATGGCGAACCTCGGGCGAGAAGCCCTGCCACCGTCGGTGTGGAACTGGTCCGGAGGCTACATTGGCGGGCATGTAGGCGGCGGGTACGGTCGAACCTCTTTCACCAATCCGTTCGGCCCACCGATCTACGGCGACGTCGTCGATATTCCCTCCTTCGTCGCAGGTGGCCAAATCGGCTACAATTGGCAGAACAATAGTTGGGTGTACGGCCTCGAACTGGATGCCAGCGCAGCTGTCGCGAGCGGCTCAAACACCTGCCTCGCAGCCTCAGACTTGATTGTAAGCGCAAACTGCAACGCAGCTCCGAACCTCTTTGCGACCGGGACCGGTCGCATCGGTTACGCCTTCGGCTCGCTCGGGCAAACGCTTGCCTATCTCAAGGCAGGTGCAGCCTGGCAAAATAATCGAGGCGACATCGTCAACAACTTTGAAGGGGGCGACCTGCCACAGGAGAAAACCCATTTCGACTATGGCCAAGTTGGTGGCGTCATCGGGCTCGGTGTGGAGCAAGCCCTTACGCCTTCATGGTCGGTGAACGTCGAGTATGACTATCTGCATTTTGGCGGGCCGAGCGTCGCGACCGCTTCGACCGCGAAGTTATCTCCGTCTACGATTTTGCCGGCGAGCACGACCAGCCTGTCCAGCAACTATCACATTGGGAAAATTGGTCTGAACTACCACTTTGGTGCGGACCCAGAAGCCGCACCAAAGTCCGATTCGCCGCTGCATGCGAGATCAGCCGGCAGCGTACCACCCATTCCCTACACGTCCGGTTGGTCGTTCGAAGGGGGCTCGCGGCTCTGGCTGAGCCGGGGAAGATTCCAGTGGGATCAAAGCGCAGTCCCGTATGGCTGGCCTGAAGACCCCAGCATACTGATTTCCAGGCTCACTTATCATGCACTGGACGGA
Protein-coding regions in this window:
- a CDS encoding SET domain-containing protein gives rise to the protein MLIVDTILKPDRFGGIGLFSATRLPKGSLIWIHNPIVDITVTPEQYEALAPTFQALLDKHAYPRDYKAYDGVIEYNADNARFMNHSSRPNTYQDDRRVFTARDVQPGEELTCNYLFFDPRCDVSWNEEPSMNLDAPTG
- a CDS encoding J domain-containing protein, with translation MLSDTSKFFASIRINKQEAQEERRTAVRCEWPDCQNKATHPAPKGRHNAREYWHFCIEHAREYNQSYNFFSGMDAEAIARYQNDALTGHRPTWKIGEPISARKMTGSPAHSEDDCDAFCMLAELKGRARAEARPETRKLFNAKRKALQVMGLNVDATLGDIKARYRAMVKRHHPDANGGDRSTEQRLVEIIKAYHYLKTVVRES
- a CDS encoding outer membrane beta-barrel protein: MAIATTGTSMANLGREALPPSVWNWSGGYIGGHVGGGYGRTSFTNPFGPPIYGDVVDIPSFVAGGQIGYNWQNNSWVYGLELDASAAVASGSNTCLAASDLIVSANCNAAPNLFATGTGRIGYAFGSLGQTLAYLKAGAAWQNNRGDIVNNFEGGDLPQEKTHFDYGQVGGVIGLGVEQALTPSWSVNVEYDYLHFGGPSVATASTAKLSPSTILPASTTSLSSNYHIGKIGLNYHFGADPEAAPKSDSPLHARSAGSVPPIPYTSGWSFEGGSRLWLSRGRFQWDQSAVPYGWPEDPSILISRLTYHALDGLSGEVFGRVDSPWGVFLKSSLGIGFFNKGKSNDEDWLPHEGYPYLNTRSGESNGRFAYYTADAGYDVLRSTNYKIGGFIGWAYYSQSSDSRGCVPLTNPQDFCRIKPSDDRIVGSQDTQWNAPRIGLSAETMLTERWRLNADIAYLPWTDFKGRDNHLLRKKTTFSEQHGNGGGGVQVEGLLSYFVTNNISLGVGGRYWAMWTKKEADSADCGNGCGSLGFANYSMERWGTFFQASYKLN
- a CDS encoding helix-turn-helix transcriptional regulator, whose translation is MDDQSHGKMPLASSRRESRGPDLFSFIECAIQTRSIAALFDLLVNFASNEGFDKVAYGALSCSNERRLPEYLPPPPTINFPSDWCQRYAEQEYQAIDPVVRRTAMLPRPFLWDELTSRYELQPRELRVLREAKEAGLKHGMSVPLFGSQGRSAFVSFASPFDDADPQDRMAHLTTLASAFHNAVAQITPPLDESCETDIPLTPRETECLYWVAEGKSAWVIGQLVNVTDNTVNFHMKNVIRKLGAANRTNAVAKATRRGII